One window of the Rosa rugosa chromosome 3, drRosRugo1.1, whole genome shotgun sequence genome contains the following:
- the LOC133737265 gene encoding TMV resistance protein N-like, with amino-acid sequence MAIQLRASSSFSSAFSTRSYTHDVFLSFRGEDTRSAFTGHLYWNLLQKGINTFIDDELTRGEKISQALLRAIEESKLSLIIFSENYAFSKWCLDELVHILGCRRSKNQMVRPIFYKVDPSDVRNQRGTFGEALAQHERRFQDDMDLDEVSRWREALSEAANLSGWHFSGTGYEYEFIDKIVEEISAQVKEPTYLDMPKYRVGLDSRVERILEMLDVGGSDVRMVGIWGIGGIGKTTIAKAVYNTIAHKFDGSCFLANVREGSEQHGGLVNLQNILLSSIVGQKELKINNIHEGITLLREKLRHKRVLLVVDDVDDLDQLEKLAGRTDWFGHGSGVIITTRDKHLLIAHQVKPIYKVHELGHHEALELFNSNAFKDNKNLDDNEKLLVTTVVKYAQGIPLALEVLGSYLCDTSIHKWQAMLDGFKKNPPRRIQDIFIISYDGLQDTVQKVFLDIACFFKGWKRNEMMQILEGCDRINPEYSIKVLEEKALIYVGGDGQICMHDLLEGMGKDKDLQESTEPGERSRLWRHEDVQEVLIENTGTSKTEGIMIKMTTADEIRLNPKCFKKMRNLKIFININGRFCGKVDCYPNQLRLLEWRDYPLESLPFDFNMKNLIQLNMPRSRISCFKGMQNLKSLNLSECKFVAQSPDLSGSPKLEFLDLSRCERLKEVHSSVGSLEKLVHLNLGGCFELERLPEKVNWRSLKDIILDQCFRLESFPEIVGEMKYMTSLSLLQTGIKALPSSIGYLINLQSLRLLSCRSLTDLPCSIYELQKLTWVLFFDCPKLVRFPNKVDSEVLPTYSKVSHDNRDSLSKRKILNSLELEPDTEFDLARPLLAQFYFTRCNLSNIDFLASLDCASSLVILDLTGSPIVILPECIINKFVKLWHLFLSGCRRLVAVPELPPSISRLDVRDCVSLERISKLSNILERKESQIMIEEMDLTNCWRLCQNLVEMANKDDDDEVDADLFSRLLSKFTIRFPVPRSEVPEWFSCQMDFKGHRRFEFYIETLANFKWDNTGLAVCVAVDQKPQVHEFSNVCCFDVRIYINEEGLWEPNCVDVQVDSRESDHVWLHYVPFLDVRVGFGRPLPITGRPLPPFKCRVSIDQWKNTNASLKSCGVHLVMPPNEDVSMKLIRAENLTSKLSGDELGKMQRLIGGSLIRECPEESKEAVASLMVTAARFSDLPEFCDIRPLFQLFKLVVVDFYSPGCGDCRALHPKIKQELGGQVRIMLSGAASLPRHVEEFIRRICCGGCFTSLGNAYPMIGTVGAPMTTIEAQLESVPELGYDALSSDIGEWQPNGAMKVIDRKKEVLKLSQGEYVAVESIESKYLQCPLVTSLQMISLHLNFHLVGRYGFMGTALSHFLLLHVVVPGRKVSALEDWAAEHHLTDDYKSLCQNLKARNYILDELIITGQKQPLRGFELLKAASKFGSDGKEGR; translated from the exons ATGGCCATCCAATTgagagcttcttcttctttctcctctGCTTTTTCTACCCGTTCATACACACACGATGTGTTTCTGAGTTTCAGAGGCGAGGATACTCGCTCCGCTTTCACAGGTCATTTGTACTGGAATTTGCTTCAGAAGGGAATCAACACCTTCATAGATGATGAGCTTACAAGAGGAGAGAAAATATCACAAGCACTTCTCCGAGCCATTGAAGAATCAAAGCTCTCTCTCATTATCTTCTCTGAAAACTATGCATTCTCCAAGTGGTGTTTGGATGAATTGGTTCATATCCTTGGATGTAGAAGATCAAAGAACCAAATGGTTCGGCCAATCTTTTACAAAGTGGATCCCTCGGACGTAAGAAACCAACGAGGTACATTTGGTGAGGCACTTGCACAGCATGAACGCAGGTTCCAAGATGACATGGACTTGGACGAGGTGTCAAGATGGAGAGAAGCTCTTTCAGAAGCAGCAAATTTATCCGGGTGGCATTTCTCGGGCACCGG ATATGAATACGAATTTATTGATAAAATTGTTGAAGAGATTTCTGCACAAGTAAAAGAACCTACCTATTTGGATATGCCAAAGTACCGAGTTGGGCTAGACTCTCGGGTAGAACGTATACTTGAAATGTTGGATGTTGGCGGAAGTGATGTACGCATGGTAGGAATATGGGGAATTGGCGGAATAGGGAAAACAACAATTGCCAAAGCTGTTTACAATACAATTGCCCATAAGTTTGATGGTAGCTGCTTTTTGGCAAATGTTAGAGAAGGCTCAGAGCAACATGGAGGTTTAGTCAACCTACAAAATATTCTTCTCTCTAGCATTGTGGGGCAGAAAGAATTGAAAATAAACAACATTCATGAAGGAATCACTTTGTTGCGTGAGAAGTTGAGACATAAAAGGGTTCTCTTAGTTGTCGACGATGTGGATGATTTGGACCAGTTAGAGAAATTAGCTGGGAGAACTGATTGGTTTGGTCACGGCAGCGGAGTTATCATAACAACAAGAGATAAGCATTTGTTGATTGCTCATCAAGTGAAACCAATATACAAGGTTCATGAACTAGGTCATCATGAAGCTCTTGAGCTCTTCAATTCAAATGCCTTCAAGGATAATAAGAATTTGGATGATAATGAGAAACTGTTAGTTACTACTGTTGTTAAATATGCTCAAGGCATTCCACTTGCACTGGAAGTTTTAGGTTCATATCTATGTGATACCTCTATACATAAATGGCAAGCTATGTTAGatggttttaaaaaaaatcctCCTAGGCGCATTCAAGATATTTTCATAATCAGTTATGATGGACTGCAAGATACAGTGCAAAAAGTTTTCCTTGACATTGCATGTTTTTTCAAAGGTTGGAAGAGAAATGAAATGATGCAAATACTTGAAGGTTGTGACCGCATCAACCCCGAGTATAGTATTAAAGTTCTCGAAGAAAAGGCTCTCATATATGTTGGTGGAGATGGTCAGATTTGCATGCATGATTTGCTAGAAGGGATGGGAAAAGATAAAGATTTGCAAGAGTCTACAGAGCCCGGTGAGCGAAGTAGATTGTGGCGTCACGAGGATGTGCAAGAGGTTCTAATAGAAAACACG GGAACAAGTAAAACTGAAGGTATAATGATAAAAATGACTACAGCAGATGAGATACGCTTGAATCCTAAATGCTTCAAAAAGATGAGAAATCTTAAAATTTTCATAAACATCAATGGACGGTTTTGTGGAAAGGTTGATTGTTATCCGAATCAATTGCGGTTACTTGAATGGCGTGACTATCCGCTAGAATCTTTGCCCTTCGATTTTAATATGAAGAATCTAATTCAACTTAATATGCCTCGTAGCCGCATCTCATGTTTCAAG GGTATGCAAAATCTGAAATCCTTAAATTTGAGTGAATGTAAATTCGTAGCACAAAGCCCAGACTTGTCTGGAAGCCCAAAGTTAGAGTTCCTGGATCTAAGTAGGTGTGAAAGGTTAAAGGAGGTTCACTCTTCGGTTGGATCCCTCGAAAAGCTTGTTCACCTGAATCTAGGGGGTTGCTTTGAGCTTGAGAGGCTACCTGAAAAAGTCAACTGGAGATCCCTGAAAGACATTATTCTTGATCAATGCTTTAGGCTGGAGAGTTTCCCTGAAATTGTGGGAGAGATGAAATACATGACATCCTTGAGTCTACTCCAAACTGGCATCAAAGCATTGCCTTCCTCCATTGGATATCTAATTAACCTTCAATCGTTGAGGTTACTTAGTTGTCGAAGCCTCACAGATCTACCTTGCAGCATTTATGAATTGCAGAAGTTAACGTGGGTTTTATTCTTCGATTGCCCAAAACTCGTAAGATTCCCAAATAAGGTGGACTCTGAAGTGCTTCCAACTTACTCAAAGGTTTCACATGACAACCGTGACTCTTTATCGAAAAGAAAGATACTGAATTCATTGGAGCTAGAGCCAGACACTGAATTCGATTTGGCTCGTCCTTTGCTAGCTCAATTCTATTTTACGAGATGCAATTTATCTAATATTGATTTCCTCGCGTCCCTTGATTGTGCATCCAGTTTAGTTATACTTGATTTAACAGGAAGCCCCATTGTTATTCTTCCCGAATGCATCATCAACAAGTTTGTCAAGTTGTGGCATCTCTTTTTGAGCGGCTGCAGGAGGCTCGTAGCAGTTCCAGAGCTTCCACCAAGTATTAGCCGGTTGGATGTGAGGGATTGCGTATCATTGGAAAGAATTTCAAAGTTGTCAAACATTTTGGAGCGTAAAGAATCACAAATAATGATTGAGGAGATGGACTTGACTAATTGCTGGAGACTCTGTCAAAATTTGGTTGAGATGGCAaataaggatgatgatgatgaggtggACGCTGATCTCTTCTCTCGACTCCTGTCAAAATTCACAATTAGATTTCCAGTTCCAAGAAGCGAGGTTCCAGAGTGGTTCAGCTGTCAAATGGATTTCAAGGGGCATCGACGGTTTGAATTTTATATTGAAACACTTGCAAATTTCAAATGGGACAACACAGGATTGGCTGTCTGTGTTGCTGTTGATCAAAAGCCGCAGGTTCATGAGTTTTCTAATGTTTGCTGTTTTGATGTCCGTATTTACATCAATGAAGAAGGGTTATGGGAACCAAATTGCGTCGATGTACAGGTTGATTCAAGAGAGTCAGATCATGTGTGGCTGCACTATGTTCCCTTCCTTGATGTGCGAGTTGGTTTTGGGCGTCCGTTGCCTATAACCGGGCGTCCGTTGCCCCCTTTTAAGTGTCGAGTCAGTATTGACCAATGGAAGAACACTAATGCCTCCTTAAAAAGCTGTGGGGTCCACCTTGTAATGCCACCCAATGAAGACGTTTCAATGAAGCTAATCCGTGCAGAGAACCTCACCAGTAAACTTTCTGGTGATGAACTTGGAAAG ATGCAAAGACTCATTGGAGGAAGTTTGATTAG GGAATGCCCTGAGGAATCTAAGGAAGCTGTTGCATCATTAATGGTTACTGCAGCTAGATTTTCTGATTTACCAGAGTTTTGTGACATTAGGCCACTATTTCAACTTTTCAA ATTGGTTGTAGTGGATTTTTACTCACCTGGTTGTGGAGATTGTAGAGCTCTCCATCCCAAG ATAAAACAAGAGCTAGGAGGACAAGTTCGTATAATGTTGTCTGGTGCTGCATCTTTGCCCAGGCATGTGGAGGAATTTATCAGAAGGATATG CTGTGGTGGGTGTTTTACGTCCCTTGGCAATGCTTATCCTATGATTGGAACTGTTGGTGCCCCCATGACTACTATTGAAGCGCAGCTTGAGTCGGTCCCAGAACTGGGATATGATGCACTTTCTA GTGATATAGGAGAATGGCAGCCTAATGGAGCAATGAAAGTTATAGACAGGAAAAAGGAAGTACTTAAACTGTCTCAAGGTGAATATGTTGCTGTGGAAAGCATTGAAAGCAAATACTTGCAATGCCCCCTTGTCACATCG TTACAGATGATATCTTTACATCTTAACTTTCATCTGGTCGGCAGATATGGGTTTATGGGAACCGCTTTGAGTCATTTCTTGTTGCTGCATGTGGTTGTTCCTGGCAGAAAGGTTTCTGCCTTGGAGGACTGGGCAGCAGAGCATCATTTGACTGATGATTACAAATCATTGTGTCAAAACCTTAAAGCAAGAAATTACATTTTGGATGAGCTTATTATTACGGGTCAGAAACAGCCA CTTCGAGGGTTTGAGTTGTTAAAAGCAGCTTCAAAATTTGGTTCAGATGGCAAAGAAGGAAGATGA